In Hyphomicrobium denitrificans 1NES1, the genomic stretch CGTAGGCGTCCATTCGGCCTAAACCGAAGCGATCGTAGATTGCGGCGAGCAGCTTCTGTTCGAAAGCCTTGTAGTCGAGGCCGATCGCAGCTTTGAACGGGCTGATCAAATCCCCAATGACATATTCCGGTGCGTCGTGAAGAAGTGCGGCGCAGAGTTCGCGCGCTCCGAATTGGGGTTCGATCGTTCTGACGATATCGGTAACGACGAGGCTGTGCTGGGCGACGGAAAATGCGTGATTTCCGACGGTTTGCCCATTCCAGCGCGCAACGCGCGCGAGCCCGTGCGCGATATCCTCGATTTCGATATCCTCAGCCTGCGGCGCCAGGAGATCGAGACGCCGGCCTGACAACATACGCTGCCATGCCCTCGTGGGGAGTTTTTCTTCGGAGTTCATAAGCCTCTGATCTTGAGGGTCTTCTGAAGTTTGGT encodes the following:
- a CDS encoding YfbR-like 5'-deoxynucleotidase, whose amino-acid sequence is MNSEEKLPTRAWQRMLSGRRLDLLAPQAEDIEIEDIAHGLARVARWNGQTVGNHAFSVAQHSLVVTDIVRTIEPQFGARELCAALLHDAPEYVIGDLISPFKAAIGLDYKAFEQKLLAAIYDRFGLGRMDAYVVSAIKRADTIAAYYEAITLAGFEPSEAERFFGRPALPDAIDRELRTLTPYSTNDAQARFIDEFKTLCRL